A single window of Vanessa tameamea isolate UH-Manoa-2023 chromosome 5, ilVanTame1 primary haplotype, whole genome shotgun sequence DNA harbors:
- the LOC113404473 gene encoding zinc finger protein 678-like: MNSNKTVCRVCLKSEQNKYISLYEKYKHYLVFEYINAITSIEIKNRDGLPDKICESCFEQLQTAISFKEKCESSNIELQNYNLKDEILNNSGDIIKIKKEECKENEVKLEKVNSEEYFNYDDLSEDSADKPLTIILETYNVPKIKSIDQNFECDDCGDIFRSKCKLRVHWKKVHMPESLICENCKRTFKSYKALRVHKKKKTKSCVVATDSNVSIEGIGKTRVFVCKECNYKTSRIKDMSSHLVTHSGERPFQCNLCPNTYTQYSSLQGHKEGAHQDYLVEITCHFCGKYVRGRRNVYRHLKSHTEQKVSCTICKKVMNKMSYHTHMKRHSGIKSYTCEKCASTFYTSAELCNHKRWVHNKKENFFKCDLCDYKCAKAYNVKQHQSKHTDKNFPCTFCGRFYLSADKLASHERSHYDEKKYSCPQCHLKFYNRDSVRKHMKLKHSLTIITEQKPATVEVKKENEIVPQTQNDDLIIEIDAKPFD; this comes from the coding sequence ATGAATAGCAATAAAACAGTTTGTCGTGTGTGTTTAAAATcagaacaaaacaaatacatatcattgtatgaaaaatacaaacattactTGGTATTTGAATACATAAACGCTATAACTTCCATTGAAATCAAAAACCGAGATGGTCTTCCCGATAAAATATGTGAATCTTGTTTTGAACAACTACAAACTGCAAtaagttttaaagaaaaatgtgaATCGTCTAATATTGAATtacaaaactataatttaaaagacgAGATACTTAATAACAGCGGtgacatcataaaaataaagaaagaggAATGTAAAGAAAATGAAGTCAAATTGGAAAAGGTTAATAGTgaggaatattttaattatgatgattTAAGTGAAGACAGTGCCGATAAACCACTCACAATTATTTTAGAGACTTATAATGTACCCAAAATTAAATCTATAGATCAGAACTTCGAATGTGACGACTGTGGAGACATATTTAGATCCAAATGCAAGTTAAGAGTTCACTGGAAAAAGGTACATATGCCTGAAAGCTTAATATGTGAAAATTGTAAAAGAACATTTAAGAGTTATAAAGCCCTTCGTGtgcataagaaaaaaaagacaaaaagcTGCGTAGTTGCTACTGATAGCAATGTATCTATAGAGGGAATAGGTAAAACAAGAGTATTTGTTTGTAAAGAATGTAATTACAAGACATCGAGAATCAAAGATATGTCATCACATCTAGTCACACATAGTGGCGAGAGACCGTTTCAGTGTAATCTTTGTCCGAATACATACACCCAATACAGTTCTCTTCAAGGGCACAAAGAAGGTGCACACCAGGATTATTTAGTTGAAATAACATGTCATTTTTGTGGTAAGTATGTAAGGGGACGTAGAAATGTATACAGACATCTCAAAAGTCACACGGAACAAAAGGTTTCATGTACGATATGTAAGAAAGTTATGAATAAAATGAGTTATCACACTCATATGAAAAGACATAGCGGTATTAAGTCATACACATGTGAGAAGTGTGCTTCTACATTTTACACCAGTGCTGAGTTGTGCAATCATAAAAGGTGGGTCCATAACAAGAAAGAAAATTTCTTCAAATGTGACTTATGCGACTATAAATGTGCCAAGGCATATAATGTCAAACAACATCAAAGTAAACATACAGACAAAAACTTTCCTTGTACATTTTGTGGTCGATTTTATCTCAGTGCTGATAAACTAGCGTCTCATGAAAGATCACATTACGATGAAAAGAAATACTCATGTCCGCAGTGTCATCTGAAGTTCTATAATCGAGATTCGGTCAGGAAGCATATGAAGCTGAAGCATTCATTGACTATTATCACAGAACAAAAGCCAGCCACTGTTGAAGTTAAGAAAGAGAATGAGATCGTTCCACAGACTCAAAATGATGATCTAATCATTGAGATTGATGCAAAACCTTTTGATTAA